The Spirosoma foliorum genome has a window encoding:
- the lpcA gene encoding D-sedoheptulose 7-phosphate isomerase: MLDLIRQELTEAQSVLDKFLGNPDHLSAIEQAAILMADALKSGHKIISCGNGGSHCDAMHFAEELSGRYRDNRRSLAAIAISDVSHLSCVGNDYGYEFVFSRFIEGLGNEGDVLLGLSTSGNSGNVVRAVEAAREKGMKVILLTGKDGGKLAGKADVEIRVPHFGYADRIQEIHIKVIHLFILLIEKQVI, from the coding sequence ATGCTTGACCTCATTCGTCAGGAACTGACAGAAGCTCAGTCGGTTCTGGATAAATTTCTTGGTAATCCGGATCATCTTTCTGCTATCGAACAGGCTGCTATCCTGATGGCCGATGCCCTTAAAAGTGGTCATAAAATTATCTCTTGCGGGAATGGTGGATCACACTGTGATGCCATGCATTTTGCCGAAGAACTTTCGGGCCGTTATCGAGATAATCGCCGTTCCTTAGCCGCTATCGCTATTTCAGATGTAAGCCATCTTTCCTGCGTAGGGAATGATTATGGCTACGAATTTGTGTTTTCACGTTTTATCGAAGGCTTGGGCAATGAAGGCGATGTGTTGCTTGGCCTAAGTACCAGTGGCAATTCGGGTAACGTGGTTCGTGCTGTTGAGGCTGCCCGGGAGAAGGGGATGAAAGTTATTTTACTGACGGGGAAAGACGGTGGAAAACTTGCCGGAAAAGCCGACGTCGAAATTCGGGTCCCTCACTTCGGTTATGCTGATCGGATTCAGGAGATACACATTAAGGTTATCCACCTGTTTATTTTGCTGATTGAAAAACAGGTCATCTGA
- a CDS encoding DUF5916 domain-containing protein, producing MLPIFIRQSLFLVFLPVLSFAQTNPVMPTTAQSDVAVPDTIRNSATEQDIQNEQSSSGQAIIFAPSPKRKIIKAVEINDKLKIDGYLNEVDWQRAKPVNRFIQVDPAQGKRANFDTDIRVLYNRHFLYVAAINYDSLGRKGLRAPNFKRDFSATAHDLFGVVIDGFNDKRNAMTFSTNPYGTQRDLLSFDDLLSDIDWDGFWKVRTTRTDSGWVAEMQIPWQTLRYARSADSTQSWGINFFRRRRYSNELSAWSPYPRAFTSSRVAYAGLITGLKPPPPSPNIRIQPYLLISDDRFNGTEVGYSQKAGIKLGGDLKWAINPNTVLDLTLNTDFAQADVDRQVNNITRFSVLFPERRAFFLENASLFGAGLPGNKDTGEGGSMIIQPFFSRTIGLATLPDGTSAPVPIDAGARIVYRSLNRNYGGMLVRQRGIPGSPTTDFIVGRYSENVGRQNRIGGLVTLKNVHATDSSNGRQNGTIALDGFFRLSQTLAYSAMVMGTFGSTSNDQGMSAYSQLFYRTNQVVAWWTQSVVTKSFNPEMGFVSRNDVIATTPGMYLVNRGKWLPKWVRNFEPGAFMELYHKASTGYLQEAQYNFNPVWLTFQNGGNLGLFVNPTFQRLDDEDYRPLSLNIASGKYHYTRYQLIFSTDPSKKLSFQLTGETGRYYDGNLNYGRGSFVLAPIPHMAFTLSSELNNFKNVGGYSGTIGLHSIESRMAVNPRLQLISFFQRNTYTDKNVWNIRLSWEFQPLSFLYIVYNNGTYAGSLRATDRQQEQHVIGKLSYLKQF from the coding sequence CAAAACGAAAGATCATTAAAGCCGTTGAGATAAACGATAAGCTTAAAATTGACGGATACCTGAACGAAGTAGATTGGCAACGAGCAAAGCCCGTAAATCGCTTTATACAGGTCGATCCTGCTCAGGGCAAGCGCGCCAACTTCGATACCGACATACGGGTCTTGTATAATCGCCACTTTCTCTATGTGGCAGCTATTAATTATGATTCGTTAGGCCGAAAAGGGCTTCGGGCACCGAATTTCAAGCGCGATTTTTCGGCAACGGCACACGACCTGTTCGGGGTAGTTATTGATGGCTTCAACGACAAGCGGAATGCCATGACCTTTTCCACAAATCCGTACGGCACCCAGCGGGATTTACTTTCTTTCGATGATTTACTGAGCGATATCGATTGGGATGGTTTCTGGAAAGTGCGTACCACGCGTACCGATTCGGGTTGGGTAGCAGAGATGCAGATTCCCTGGCAAACGCTCCGTTACGCCCGTTCAGCCGATTCTACCCAATCGTGGGGCATAAACTTTTTTCGCCGACGGCGCTATTCGAATGAATTATCGGCCTGGTCTCCTTACCCAAGAGCGTTTACATCCAGCCGGGTGGCCTATGCCGGGTTAATTACAGGTTTAAAACCACCTCCGCCCTCGCCGAATATTCGCATCCAGCCTTATCTGCTAATCAGCGACGATCGCTTTAATGGAACCGAAGTCGGGTATAGTCAAAAGGCGGGTATTAAACTTGGGGGTGATTTAAAATGGGCCATCAATCCCAATACTGTTCTTGACTTAACCCTGAATACTGATTTTGCACAAGCCGATGTCGATCGTCAGGTTAATAACATAACGCGCTTTTCTGTGCTGTTTCCAGAACGGCGAGCGTTTTTCCTGGAAAATGCCAGCCTGTTTGGTGCAGGTTTACCGGGCAATAAAGACACGGGCGAAGGCGGAAGTATGATTATTCAGCCTTTCTTTAGCCGAACCATTGGTCTAGCCACGCTCCCCGATGGCACCAGTGCCCCCGTCCCGATCGATGCGGGCGCCCGTATCGTTTACCGCTCGCTGAACCGGAATTACGGTGGTATGCTTGTCAGACAGCGAGGGATTCCAGGAAGCCCAACCACCGACTTTATTGTGGGGCGATATAGCGAAAATGTGGGACGTCAGAATCGGATTGGCGGACTAGTAACGCTTAAAAACGTGCATGCTACCGATAGCTCGAATGGTCGCCAAAATGGGACTATCGCACTTGACGGCTTCTTTCGGCTGAGCCAGACCTTAGCTTACAGTGCTATGGTCATGGGGACCTTTGGATCAACCAGCAACGATCAGGGGATGTCGGCTTATAGTCAGCTTTTTTACCGGACGAACCAGGTAGTAGCCTGGTGGACCCAATCGGTAGTAACCAAGAGTTTCAATCCAGAAATGGGGTTTGTCTCTCGTAATGATGTCATTGCCACCACACCGGGTATGTATTTGGTTAACAGAGGGAAATGGCTCCCGAAATGGGTGCGTAATTTTGAACCCGGTGCTTTTATGGAGTTATATCACAAGGCATCAACAGGCTATTTACAGGAAGCCCAATATAATTTCAACCCCGTTTGGTTAACTTTTCAGAACGGCGGTAACCTTGGCCTGTTTGTTAATCCTACATTTCAGCGATTAGATGATGAGGACTATCGCCCGTTGTCACTGAATATAGCGTCCGGCAAATATCATTACACTCGTTACCAGCTTATATTTAGTACCGATCCATCCAAGAAGCTATCCTTCCAGTTAACAGGCGAGACAGGCCGATATTACGATGGGAACCTAAATTATGGCCGGGGTTCATTTGTGCTGGCCCCCATTCCACACATGGCCTTTACGCTGAGTAGTGAGCTAAATAATTTTAAAAATGTAGGTGGCTATTCAGGTACGATTGGCTTACACAGCATTGAGAGTCGGATGGCTGTTAACCCACGTTTACAGTTAATCAGCTTCTTTCAGCGCAACACCTATACCGATAAAAACGTCTGGAATATTCGTTTATCGTGGGAATTCCAACCGCTTTCATTCCTGTACATTGTTTATAACAACGGAACTTACGCTGGCTCTTTGCGAGCTACCGATCGCCAGCAGGAGCAACATGTTATTGGCAAATTGTCGTATTTGAAGCAGTTCTGA